In one Gemmatimonadaceae bacterium genomic region, the following are encoded:
- a CDS encoding Ig-like domain-containing protein: protein MLVTSDLVTLHVGETASIRLAAAADQAANRRWATDDPAIADVDMAGTITGKETGSTTVTVTAGDRTTDILVTVLPVSTKSAVKAAQK, encoded by the coding sequence GTGCTCGTGACGTCGGACCTCGTCACGCTGCACGTCGGTGAAACGGCCTCGATCCGCCTTGCCGCCGCCGCCGACCAGGCGGCGAATCGGCGGTGGGCCACCGACGATCCTGCAATTGCCGACGTGGACATGGCCGGCACCATCACCGGGAAGGAAACCGGGAGCACCACCGTCACAGTGACCGCTGGCGACCGGACCACCGACATCCTCGTGACAGTCCTGCCCGTCTCGACGAAGTCCGCCGTGAAGGCGGCGCAGAAGTGA
- a CDS encoding acyl carrier protein translates to MIDLSAVLPIFRDVLDQPSLVLSRDSSGFTVDGWDSLAHINIVSAIEEEFRLRFALGELQELKNVGEMVDLINRKLGTT, encoded by the coding sequence ATGATTGACCTTAGTGCGGTGCTCCCGATCTTTCGCGATGTGCTGGATCAGCCCTCCCTCGTGCTCTCTCGCGACAGCAGCGGCTTTACCGTCGACGGCTGGGATTCCTTGGCACATATCAACATCGTCTCAGCCATCGAAGAGGAGTTTCGGCTGCGCTTCGCGCTGGGTGAGCTGCAGGAGCTGAAGAACGTGGGTGAGATGGTTGACCTGATCAATCGCAAACTAGGCACAACATGA
- a CDS encoding HAD family hydrolase — protein MNNVTLSSQAILRTGRRLRRELLGQDALKDIRIAILGGSTTNELCDFLEIVLLSEGFRPTFLQSEYGAYFEESVLDPSRLRDFRPQIVYVHTSYRNLHLLPTPDTSPEDVASRVKQELDKLRSVWSAVHEHTGAQVIQNNFDAPPHRMLGNLDAVHPAGAARFVASLNAALAEAVSTSPGVLLHDMVSLADRLGRARWSDASRWFSYKLAHTPEAHFEIARSLTAQVRAIYGRARKVLVLDLDNTLWGGVIGDDGVDRIRIGRETAEAEAFTAFHEYCLSLRARGVLLAVCSKNDADVAKTGLAHPDSVLRLEHFSAFRANWQPKHENILSMAEELNLGADSFVFVDDNPAERALVAAQLPMVAVPDVGSDVTRYADIIDDMRYFESVTLSADDLKRAAQYSANSARVSASARFADYGEYLASLTMSAEIDLFSPLYLERIAQLTNKTNQFNLTTRRYSLAEMKAIADDASHIALYGKLTDRFGDNGLVSVLVARVEGDSAEIDLWLMSCRVLKRDMELAMLDVLVERAREQGVKRLRGRFIPTAKNSMVEDHYDRLGFTLIRAEEKSTWWDLPISEYVARSQHITILPASQ, from the coding sequence ATGAACAACGTGACGCTGAGTTCGCAGGCCATTCTGCGTACAGGACGCCGGTTACGCCGGGAACTGCTAGGTCAGGACGCGCTGAAGGACATTCGAATCGCAATTCTCGGTGGCTCTACGACAAACGAGCTGTGCGATTTCTTGGAGATAGTCCTGCTGTCCGAAGGATTTCGTCCGACCTTCCTGCAGTCGGAGTACGGAGCGTACTTCGAGGAGTCCGTCCTCGACCCCTCACGATTGCGTGACTTTCGGCCGCAGATCGTTTACGTGCACACGAGCTACCGCAACCTGCACCTGCTTCCCACGCCCGACACCTCCCCTGAGGACGTGGCCTCCCGGGTCAAGCAAGAACTGGACAAGCTGCGCTCGGTTTGGTCAGCCGTTCATGAGCACACCGGCGCGCAGGTCATACAGAACAACTTCGATGCACCTCCGCACCGAATGCTTGGCAATCTAGACGCGGTTCACCCTGCTGGTGCCGCGCGGTTCGTCGCGAGCCTGAACGCCGCGCTGGCTGAGGCAGTCTCGACATCTCCAGGCGTACTTCTCCATGACATGGTTTCGCTTGCCGACCGTCTTGGGCGCGCGCGGTGGAGCGACGCGTCGCGCTGGTTCTCCTACAAACTTGCGCATACGCCTGAGGCTCATTTTGAAATCGCGAGATCTCTCACCGCTCAGGTTCGTGCCATCTACGGCCGAGCTCGAAAGGTCCTGGTGCTGGATCTTGACAATACACTCTGGGGTGGAGTGATCGGCGATGATGGTGTGGACAGGATTCGAATCGGACGGGAGACGGCCGAGGCGGAGGCGTTCACGGCCTTTCACGAGTACTGTCTCTCGCTCCGAGCCCGCGGAGTGCTGCTCGCGGTATGCTCGAAGAACGATGCTGACGTCGCAAAAACCGGACTTGCTCATCCTGATTCGGTGCTTCGCCTGGAGCACTTTTCTGCGTTTCGCGCAAACTGGCAACCCAAGCATGAGAACATCCTCTCGATGGCAGAGGAGTTGAATCTCGGCGCAGACAGCTTCGTGTTTGTCGATGACAACCCGGCTGAACGCGCATTGGTCGCGGCACAGTTGCCCATGGTTGCTGTCCCAGACGTCGGCAGCGACGTGACGCGATACGCTGACATCATCGACGACATGCGCTACTTCGAGTCGGTCACGCTTTCGGCGGACGATCTCAAGCGCGCCGCGCAATACAGCGCGAACAGCGCCCGTGTTTCGGCGAGCGCGCGATTCGCCGACTACGGCGAGTACCTCGCTTCGTTGACGATGTCAGCAGAGATCGATCTGTTCAGTCCTCTCTACTTGGAGCGGATTGCGCAGCTGACCAACAAGACGAACCAGTTCAACCTCACGACGCGCCGGTACTCACTGGCCGAGATGAAGGCAATAGCGGACGATGCCTCCCATATCGCGCTGTACGGCAAGCTCACGGACCGATTCGGCGATAATGGCCTCGTGAGTGTCTTGGTGGCTCGCGTCGAGGGTGATTCGGCAGAGATCGATCTGTGGCTGATGAGTTGTCGGGTGCTCAAGCGCGACATGGAACTCGCAATGCTCGACGTGTTGGTCGAGCGTGCTCGTGAACAGGGTGTCAAGCGACTTCGCGGACGGTTCATCCCCACGGCGAAGAACAGCATGGTTGAGGACCACTACGACCGCCTCGGCTTCACACTGATCCGCGCGGAAGAGAAGTCGACATGGTGGGATCTCCCGATATCTGAGTACGTTGCGCGCAGTCAGCACATCACCATTCTACCGGCGTCCCAATGA
- a CDS encoding MBOAT family protein: MLFSSLAYLIVFLPLAVLMYRTLRRRGKTTQAQIFLVIASAIFYAWGDTRFLPVLFGSIACNWILTRGMSTWPARRKVIFSLGLILNVGVLCAYKYVGFFTESLRDIGVPVPLLRNDEFPLGLSFFTLQQIMYLVDCYEGLVVPGSLLSHASFVAFFPYLLLGPLSRAKQMIGSLSTPGVEPTPFASGLFLLIVGLAKKVIVADTLASFVTAGYTGNHAWSSLEAWTFSVAYSLQLYFDFSGYSEMALGAARMLGLEIPQNFNVPFRSRTVAEFWQRWHMSLTAFITTYLFTPILRSMGRATLATAAMASMLSMLVAGLWHGPSWTFVVFGGLHGLALVVNQYWKRMKRKVPPVPATILTLLFVNGAFIVFRAPDMPIALDHLLSLVPFRGVSMEHLSSARVTFDPFGWWLMLVCAAVASVSGPSAAEIAKTALVSRRYRALLFLATVVSAVIICSGSTEGQFVYAQF, from the coding sequence ATGCTGTTCAGCTCCCTGGCGTATCTAATCGTCTTCCTGCCGCTTGCAGTGCTGATGTACCGAACGCTGCGCCGCCGCGGCAAAACCACGCAAGCGCAGATATTCCTGGTGATCGCCTCCGCCATCTTCTATGCGTGGGGTGACACCCGATTCCTGCCCGTGCTTTTCGGCTCCATCGCGTGCAACTGGATCCTCACACGTGGCATGTCGACGTGGCCCGCGCGACGGAAGGTGATCTTCAGCCTTGGCCTCATCCTGAACGTCGGTGTGTTGTGCGCCTACAAGTACGTCGGGTTCTTCACTGAGTCTTTGCGTGATATTGGTGTGCCGGTGCCACTTCTTAGGAACGACGAGTTCCCGCTTGGACTGAGCTTCTTCACTTTGCAGCAGATCATGTATCTCGTGGATTGCTACGAGGGGCTGGTCGTCCCGGGGTCGCTGCTTTCGCACGCCTCATTCGTGGCATTCTTCCCCTACCTTCTGCTCGGCCCGTTGTCGCGTGCGAAGCAGATGATTGGATCGTTGTCGACCCCGGGTGTCGAACCGACTCCGTTCGCCAGTGGCCTGTTCCTCTTGATCGTCGGTCTGGCAAAGAAGGTGATCGTAGCCGATACGCTGGCCTCCTTCGTCACCGCGGGTTACACCGGTAACCACGCTTGGTCGTCGCTCGAGGCGTGGACGTTCAGCGTGGCGTACAGCCTTCAGTTGTACTTCGACTTCAGTGGCTACTCAGAGATGGCGCTGGGTGCTGCGCGAATGCTCGGGCTTGAGATCCCACAGAATTTCAACGTCCCGTTTCGGTCGCGGACAGTGGCGGAGTTTTGGCAGCGGTGGCACATGTCCCTGACTGCTTTCATCACCACGTATCTTTTCACGCCAATCCTGCGCTCGATGGGCCGCGCAACGCTGGCGACTGCTGCAATGGCAAGCATGCTCTCAATGCTCGTGGCGGGGTTGTGGCATGGACCGTCGTGGACGTTCGTGGTGTTCGGTGGCTTGCACGGTCTGGCCTTGGTCGTGAATCAGTACTGGAAGCGCATGAAACGAAAGGTACCTCCCGTGCCAGCCACGATTCTGACGCTGCTGTTCGTGAATGGTGCATTCATCGTGTTCCGCGCTCCCGATATGCCCATCGCACTCGATCACCTGTTAAGCCTGGTGCCGTTCCGAGGTGTCTCGATGGAGCATCTAAGCAGCGCTCGCGTCACATTCGATCCGTTCGGATGGTGGTTGATGCTGGTCTGTGCCGCGGTCGCCTCGGTAAGTGGGCCCTCTGCGGCCGAGATCGCCAAGACCGCGCTGGTGTCTAGGCGGTACCGCGCCCTGCTCTTCCTCGCGACCGTAGTCAGTGCCGTCATCATCTGTTCGGGATCGACCGAAGGGCAGTTCGTTTACGCGCAGTTCTGA